In one window of Stigmatopora argus isolate UIUO_Sarg chromosome 19, RoL_Sarg_1.0, whole genome shotgun sequence DNA:
- the znf106b gene encoding uncharacterized protein znf106b isoform X2, whose product MSNFAPPDSMGNPSQPMKNKEISSYCFLCRTSVLPGERDLHLHSIEHHSNLDSSELNRSSHHCQACRVSFLSLKKYAKHIASNQHKVNLSKMMSRKVKPITIYKSHEPEVIKGVIRRKNVPTKDWKNVSPKEKKQSPGRESEKTNNNKKKKTDISKHPVQVLQQEGNHTNVVPKSNKQPADQNVAPESNGSQQHINRTCGESQFFSWPGNDPFKNYHSRYQDENMADFTQDPLCVQFIESSKMQRNPTASKSQPKPVLESGTGVSTTIKEFRQQMGMPGPCRVDREAQKQTAEVGAKSVAPESTPSPSTSSEPTSSNAKVRIAHKAAAAQRLEQQARNKVIQKLGVLPLPTIKQKWKTIYEQLKKSRQKKEGRLRFGMKQFPPKQNPFEMGVANDLMLSEGFHWESLSYSSIPIPLLPALSTSSLPSSAVLPAPHVTTFNASLVVSQSKEYAPLTLDQPTRATTVKVDPSKGNKDGNKRNHQELEDDIILVSEASVKRKKSITNPNPDQMNKLLSVSLREEKLCQSVQELDKSLVLARQCLQVAYAEVQRLVLLRQQCTAEVDSLRAQRIDILQGMQEEYSESSNVVEVAPPSSAAFTDRIIPSPSSSFPSNIIVSSPNILQTPALAPSTGQLHPTPLASPMLAIRPEPAILSNSIPQNPQAQMVSSPPPSLPIVASSTVVINDQTKADILNPFSGTKSMIIQAEIFPKEVIINDGNNKSQDHATGPLNVNHMKPKEEKNTSATVNDNKGNESNDQVVMKPEMLFITIDESDSEGSPKMSPKAPESVSIKCVTSPTQQTMPSKVADPQKVPPESDSRKCVASAIQQTLQVKTETPVLLKIEPSCLKDHTLGKKTPLDKADILNPFSGAVNVNQMKPKEEKNTSATVNNNKGNERADLEVMDPKMVVITIDESDSEESPKNSLKVPESVSMKCVTSPTQQTMPSKVADPQKVPPESDSRKCVASTTQQALQVKTETPVLLKIEPNCLKDHTLGKKTPLDKADILNPFSGTKSTIIQAEIFPKEVLINAGNIKSQDHPTGPLNVNHMKPKEEKNTSPTVNDNKGNESDDLEVMEPKMVVITIDESDSEESPINSPMAPEPVSMKCVTSTTQQTKSSKVADPQKVLPKSVSRKSMASTTQQIKSSKVADPEEVPPKSVSMKCVASTTQQTKSSKVADPQEVPPKSVSRKCVASPTQQTKSLKVADPQKVPPKSVSMKCVTSPTQQTMPSKMADPQEVPPKSVSRKSVASTTQQIKSSKVADPQEVPPKSVSMKCVASTTQQTLQVKTETPVLIKNEPNCLKDVEFISEEDEPTLGAFSNHAGPVHDLQIHQGLLYTCSADNTARVYSLVNHECQGQFEGHTNKVNCLLVSCLPRMPARLITGSSDQTIRIYNLKTRKCLDTIKLPDRVLCLHAAWNTVFVGLASGSVATFDLKTLKQLDIFECHGPRAVSCLATATEGARRILLAGSYDSTISVRDAKSSLLLRSLKGHTKTILCMKVVNDLVFSGSGDHSIHAHNIHTGELLQIYKGHSHAVTSIVILGKVMVTASLDALVRVYEVESHDRLQVYGGHSDMIMCMAIHKSIIYTGCHNGTIQAVRLNLMKNYRCWWQNCSFIFGMVEHLVQHLVNNHTSPNLDSVKCRWRGCSTFFGTQQSVIQDLPKHMQNHVDLDSKVES is encoded by the exons atgTCAAACTTTGCACCTCCTGATTCCATGGGCAACCCAAGCCAGCCTATGAAAAACAAGGAAATAAGTAGTTACTGCTTTTTGTGCAGAACGTCGGTCTTGCCCGGA GAACGAGACTTGCACTTGCATAGCATAGAACACCACAGTAACCTTGATTCATCGGAATTAAA CCGTTCCTCCCACCATTGTCAGGCATGCAGAGTGTCTTTCTTGAGTCTTAAAAAGTATGCTAAGCACATTGCAAGTAATCAACATAAAGTAAATTTAAGCAAGATGATGTCACGTAAAGTGAAACCCATTACAATTTACAAGAGTCATGAGCCAGAAGTCATCAAGGGTGTTATCCGGAGGAAAAACGTGCCAACGAAGGACTG GAAAAACGTCTcaccaaaggaaaaaaaacaaagcccagGAAGAGAaagtgaaaaaacaaataataataagaagaaaaaaacggataTATCCAAACATCCTGTACAGGTGCTTCAGCAGGAAGGAAATCACACTAATGTTGTCCCAAAATCTAATAAACAGCCTGCGGATCAGAACGTTGCTCCCGAAAGTAACGGCTCCCAACAACACATCAACCGAACATGTGGTGAATCGCAGTTCTTCTCGTGGCCTGGGAACGACCCTTTTAAAAATTATCATTCGCGGTACCAGGACGAGAATATGGCTGACTTCACCCAGGATCCTTTGTGTGTCCAGTTTATCGAATCAAGTAAAATGCAGCGAAACCCAACTGCTTCGAAGTCGCAGCCTAAACCCGTCCTTGAGTCTGGCACGGGTGTCAGCACCACGATTAAGGAATTTAGACAGCAGATGGGTATGCCTGGGCCATGTAGGGTGGATCGAGAAGCTCAAAAGCAAACCGCTGAAGTCGGAGCAAAAAGCGTGGCACCTGAGTCAACCCCTTCTCCCTCAACCAGCAGCGAGCccaccagttccaatgcaaagGTCCGGATAGCTCACAAAGCAGCAGCGGCTCAAAGATTAGAACAGCAAGCTCGAAACAAGGTCATCCAAAAACTGGGCGTTCTACCATTGCCCACGATCAAACAGAAGTGGAAGACCATATATGAGCAGCTGAAAAAGAGCAGACagaagaaagaaggaagacTCAG GTTTGGAATGAAGCAGTTCCCGCCGAAACAAAATCCGTTTGAAATGGGTGTCGCCAATGACTTGATGCTCTCAGAAGGGTTCCACTGGGAGTCACTTTCCTATAGCAGCATACCCATTCCTCTTCTCCCTGCTCTCTCTACAAGTTCTCTCCCATCGTCAGCCGTTCTTCCTGCTCCCCATGTTACAACTTTTAACGCATCACTTGTAGTGAGTCAGTCAAAAGAATACGCGCCTCTGACACTAGACCAACCGACAAGAGCAACAACTGTGAAAGTAGACCCTTCGAAGGGGAATAAAGACGGCAACAAAAGGAATCATCAAGAATTagaa GATGACATCATTCTTGTCAGTGAGGCTTCTGTAAAAAGGAAGAAAAGTATCACAAACCCAa ACCCTGATCAAATGAACAAGCTTTTATCGGTGTCCCTCAGAGAAGAAAAGCTGTGTCAGTCGGTGCAGGAACTAGACAAGTCCCTTGTTCTCGCCCGCCAATGCTTGCAAGTAGCCTACGCTGAAGTACAACGACTTGTGTTGCTAAGGCAACAG tgcaCTGCAGAGGTGGACAGTCTGAGAGCTCAGCGTATTGATATACTACAAGGCATGCAAG AAGAGTATTCCGAAAGCTCAAATGTGGTGGAAGTGGCCCCTCCCTCATCAGCTGCATTTACAGATCGTATTATCCCAAGTCCTTCATCAAGTTTTCCCTCTAACATCATTGTCTCGTCCCCCAACATCCTCCAAACCCCCGCCTTGGCGCCTTCCACTGGCCAGCTTCACCCAACCCCTCTTGCTTCACCTATGTTGGCAATAAGGCCAGAACCCGCCATCCTGTCCAACTCAATACCGCAAAATCCACAAGCCCAAATGGTCTCCTCACCTCCCCCCTCACTGCCCATTGTGGCTTCTTCCACAGTAGTTATCAACGATCAAACCAAAGCAGATATTTTAAATCCATTCTCAGGTACTAAGTCTATGATAATCCAAGCTGAAATCTTTCCAAAAGAAGTTATCATAAATGATGGAAATAATAAGAGTCAAGACCACGCCACAGGGCCTTTAAATGTAAATCATATGAAGCctaaagaagagaaaaacacaTCTGCAACGGTGAATGACAACAAAGGCAATGAGAGCAATGACCAGGTAGTGATGAAACCCGAAATGTTGTTCATTACCATTGATGAATCTGACAGTGAAGGATCACCTAAAATGTCCCCAAAGGCTCCAGAATCTGTTAGTATAAAGTGTGTGACTTCACCTACACAACAAACTATGCCCTCAAAGGTGGCAGATCCACAAAAAGTGCCTCCAGAATCTGATAGTAGGAAGTGCGTGGCTTCAGCTATACAACAAACTCTGCAAGT gaaaactgAAACCCCCGTTTTGTTAAAAATTGAGCCCAGCTGTCTAAAAG atcataccttgggaaaaaaaacaccactggACAAAGCAGATATTTTAAATCCATTCTCAG GGGCAGTAAATGTAAATCAGATGAAGCctaaagaagagaaaaacacaTCTGCAACGGTGAATAACAACAAAGGCAATGAGAGAGCTGACCTGGAAGTGATGGATCCCAAAATGGTGGTCATTACCATTGATGAATCTGACAGTGAAGAATCACCTAAAAATTCCCTAAAGGTTCCAGAATCTGTTAGTATGAAGTGCGTGACTTCACCTACACAACAAACTATGCCCTCAAAGGTGGCAGATCCACAAAAAGTGCCTCCAGAATCTGATAGTAGGAAGTGCGTGGCTTCAACTACACAACAAGCTTTGCAAGT gaaaactgAAACCCCCGTATTGTTAAAAATTGAGCCCAACTGTCTAAAAG ATCAtaccttggggaaaaaaacaccactGGACAAAGCAGATATTTTAAATCCATTCTCAGGTACCAAGTCTACGATAATCCAAGCTGAAATCTTCCCAAAAGAAGTTCTCATAAATGCTGGAAATATTAAGAGTCAAGACCACCCCACAGGGCCTTTAAATGTAAATCATATGAAGCctaaagaagagaaaaacacaTCTCCAACGGTGAATGACAACAAAGGCAATGAGAGCGATGACCTGGAAGTGATGGAACCCAAAATGGTGGTCATTACCATTGATGAATCTGACAGTGAAGAATCACCTATAAATTCCCCAATGGCTCCAGAACCTGTTAGTATGAAGTGTGTGACTTCAACTACACAACAAACTAAGTCTTCAAAGGTGGCAGATCCACAAAAAGTGCTTCCAAAGTCTGTTAGTAGGAAGTCCATGGCTTCAACTACACAACAAATTAAGTCCTCAAAGGTGGCAGATCCAGAAGAAGTGCCTCCAAAATCTGTTAGTATGAAGTGCGTGGCTTCAACTACACAACAAACTAAGTCCTCAAAGGTGGCAGATCCACAAGAAGTGCCTCCAAAATCTGTTAGTAGGAAGTGTGTGGCTTCACCTACACAACAAACTAAGTCTTTAAAGGTGGCAGATCCACAAAAAGTGCCTCCAAAATCTGTTAGTATGAAGTGCGTGACTTCACCTACACAACAAACTATGCCCTCAAAGATGGCAGATCCACAAGAAGTGCCTCCAAAATCTGTTAGTAGGAAGTCTGTGGCTTCAACTACACAACAAATTAAGTCCTCAAAGGTGGCAGATCCACAAGAAGTGCCTCCAAAATCTGTTAGTATGAAGTGCGTGGCTTCAACTACACAACAAACTCTGCAAGT gaaaactGAAACCCCCGTTCTGATAAAAAATGAGCCCAACTGTCTAAAAG ATGTTGAATTCATTTCGGAGGAAGACGAGCCAACCTTGGGAGCTTTCTCAAATCACGCAGGTCCTGTTCATGATCTCCAAATCCACCAAGGCCTCTTGTACACATGCTCGGCGGACAACACAGCAAGGGTCTACAGTCTAGTG AACCATGAGTGCCAGGGTCAATTTGAAGGCCACACTAACAAAGTTAATTGTTTGCTGGTCTCCTGCCTCCCCAGAATGCCTGCCAGACTCATTACTGGCTCCAGTGACCAAACTATTCGCATCTACAATTTAAAG ACAAGGAAGTGTCTAGATACCATCAAACTTCCAGACAGAGTACTGTGTTTGCACGCTGCCTGGAATACCGTGTTTGTTGGCCTTGCCAGTGGATCTGTGGCCACCTTTGATTTAAAG ACTTTGAAACAACTGGATATTTTTGAGTGCCACGGCCCCCGAGCGGTGAGTTGCCTGGCCACAGCAACGGAGGGCGCCCGTCGAATCCTGTTGGCCGGCTCCTATGACAGCACCATCAGTGTACGAGACGCCAAGAGCAGTTTGCTTCTACGCTCTTTGAAAGGGCACACCAAGACTATTCTCTGCATGAAG GTGGTGAATGACTTGGTGTTCAGTGGTTCCGGTGACCACTCTATTCATGCACACAACATCCAT ACGGGTGAGTTATTACAGATCTACAAGGGTCACTCTCACGCTGTCACGTCAATAGTCATATTGGGGAAAGTGATGGTGACTGCCTCTCTGGACGCGCTGGTTCGAGTTTACGAGGTGGAG TCCCATGACCGCTTGCAAGTGTATGGTGGTCACAGTGATATGATAATGTGCATGGCCATCCACAAAAGTATA ATATACACAGGTTGCCATAATGGAACCATTCAAGCTGTAAGACTCAACCTGATGAAGAACTACCGCTGCTGG TGGCAAAATTGCTCTTTCATTTTCGGGATGGTAGAGCACCTTGTTCAGCACCTCGTCAACAACCACACCAGCCCCAATCTGGACTCGGTCAAGTGTCGCTGGAGGGGCTGCAGCACTTTTTTCGGCACACAGCAGTCAGTCATACAG GATTTACCTAAGCATATGCAGAATcatgtagatttggacagcaaGGTGGAGTCTTGA
- the znf106b gene encoding uncharacterized protein znf106b isoform X1, giving the protein MSNFAPPDSMGNPSQPMKNKEISSYCFLCRTSVLPGERDLHLHSIEHHSNLDSSELNRSSHHCQACRVSFLSLKKYAKHIASNQHKVNLSKMMSRKVKPITIYKSHEPEVIKGVIRRKNVPTKDWKNVSPKEKKQSPGRESEKTNNNKKKKTDISKHPVQVLQQEGNHTNVVPKSNKQPADQNVAPESNGSQQHINRTCGESQFFSWPGNDPFKNYHSRYQDENMADFTQDPLCVQFIESSKMQRNPTASKSQPKPVLESGTGVSTTIKEFRQQMGMPGPCRVDREAQKQTAEVGAKSVAPESTPSPSTSSEPTSSNAKVRIAHKAAAAQRLEQQARNKVIQKLGVLPLPTIKQKWKTIYEQLKKSRQKKEGRLRFGMKQFPPKQNPFEMGVANDLMLSEGFHWESLSYSSIPIPLLPALSTSSLPSSAVLPAPHVTTFNASLVVSQSKEYAPLTLDQPTRATTVKVDPSKGNKDGNKRNHQELEDDIILVSEASVKRKKSITNPNPDQMNKLLSVSLREEKLCQSVQELDKSLVLARQCLQVAYAEVQRLVLLRQQCTAEVDSLRAQRIDILQGMQEEYSESSNVVEVAPPSSAAFTDRIIPSPSSSFPSNIIVSSPNILQTPALAPSTGQLHPTPLASPMLAIRPEPAILSNSIPQNPQAQMVSSPPPSLPIVASSTVVINDQTKADILNPFSGTKSMIIQAEIFPKEVIINDGNNKSQDHATGPLNVNHMKPKEEKNTSATVNDNKGNESNDQVVMKPEMLFITIDESDSEGSPKMSPKAPESVSIKCVTSPTQQTMPSKVADPQKVPPESDSRKCVASAIQQTLQVKTETPVLLKIEPSCLKDHTLGKKTPLDKADILNPFSGAVNVNQMKPKEEKNTSATVNNNKGNERADLEVMDPKMVVITIDESDSEESPKNSLKVPESVSMKCVTSPTQQTMPSKVADPQKVPPESDSRKCVASTTQQALQVKTETPVLLKIEPNCLKDHTLGKKTPLDKADILNPFSGTKSTIIQAEIFPKEVLINAGNIKSQDHPTGPLNVNHMKPKEEKNTSPTVNDNKGNESDDLEVMEPKMVVITIDESDSEESPINSPMAPEPVSMKCVTSTTQQTKSSKVADPQKVLPKSVSRKSMASTTQQIKSSKVADPEEVPPKSVSMKCVASTTQQTKSSKVADPQEVPPKSVSRKCVASPTQQTKSLKVADPQKVPPKSVSMKCVTSPTQQTMPSKMADPQEVPPKSVSRKSVASTTQQIKSSKVADPQEVPPKSVSMKCVASTTQQTLQVKTETPVLIKNEPNCLKEDVEFISEEDEPTLGAFSNHAGPVHDLQIHQGLLYTCSADNTARVYSLVNHECQGQFEGHTNKVNCLLVSCLPRMPARLITGSSDQTIRIYNLKTRKCLDTIKLPDRVLCLHAAWNTVFVGLASGSVATFDLKTLKQLDIFECHGPRAVSCLATATEGARRILLAGSYDSTISVRDAKSSLLLRSLKGHTKTILCMKVVNDLVFSGSGDHSIHAHNIHTGELLQIYKGHSHAVTSIVILGKVMVTASLDALVRVYEVESHDRLQVYGGHSDMIMCMAIHKSIIYTGCHNGTIQAVRLNLMKNYRCWWQNCSFIFGMVEHLVQHLVNNHTSPNLDSVKCRWRGCSTFFGTQQSVIQDLPKHMQNHVDLDSKVES; this is encoded by the exons atgTCAAACTTTGCACCTCCTGATTCCATGGGCAACCCAAGCCAGCCTATGAAAAACAAGGAAATAAGTAGTTACTGCTTTTTGTGCAGAACGTCGGTCTTGCCCGGA GAACGAGACTTGCACTTGCATAGCATAGAACACCACAGTAACCTTGATTCATCGGAATTAAA CCGTTCCTCCCACCATTGTCAGGCATGCAGAGTGTCTTTCTTGAGTCTTAAAAAGTATGCTAAGCACATTGCAAGTAATCAACATAAAGTAAATTTAAGCAAGATGATGTCACGTAAAGTGAAACCCATTACAATTTACAAGAGTCATGAGCCAGAAGTCATCAAGGGTGTTATCCGGAGGAAAAACGTGCCAACGAAGGACTG GAAAAACGTCTcaccaaaggaaaaaaaacaaagcccagGAAGAGAaagtgaaaaaacaaataataataagaagaaaaaaacggataTATCCAAACATCCTGTACAGGTGCTTCAGCAGGAAGGAAATCACACTAATGTTGTCCCAAAATCTAATAAACAGCCTGCGGATCAGAACGTTGCTCCCGAAAGTAACGGCTCCCAACAACACATCAACCGAACATGTGGTGAATCGCAGTTCTTCTCGTGGCCTGGGAACGACCCTTTTAAAAATTATCATTCGCGGTACCAGGACGAGAATATGGCTGACTTCACCCAGGATCCTTTGTGTGTCCAGTTTATCGAATCAAGTAAAATGCAGCGAAACCCAACTGCTTCGAAGTCGCAGCCTAAACCCGTCCTTGAGTCTGGCACGGGTGTCAGCACCACGATTAAGGAATTTAGACAGCAGATGGGTATGCCTGGGCCATGTAGGGTGGATCGAGAAGCTCAAAAGCAAACCGCTGAAGTCGGAGCAAAAAGCGTGGCACCTGAGTCAACCCCTTCTCCCTCAACCAGCAGCGAGCccaccagttccaatgcaaagGTCCGGATAGCTCACAAAGCAGCAGCGGCTCAAAGATTAGAACAGCAAGCTCGAAACAAGGTCATCCAAAAACTGGGCGTTCTACCATTGCCCACGATCAAACAGAAGTGGAAGACCATATATGAGCAGCTGAAAAAGAGCAGACagaagaaagaaggaagacTCAG GTTTGGAATGAAGCAGTTCCCGCCGAAACAAAATCCGTTTGAAATGGGTGTCGCCAATGACTTGATGCTCTCAGAAGGGTTCCACTGGGAGTCACTTTCCTATAGCAGCATACCCATTCCTCTTCTCCCTGCTCTCTCTACAAGTTCTCTCCCATCGTCAGCCGTTCTTCCTGCTCCCCATGTTACAACTTTTAACGCATCACTTGTAGTGAGTCAGTCAAAAGAATACGCGCCTCTGACACTAGACCAACCGACAAGAGCAACAACTGTGAAAGTAGACCCTTCGAAGGGGAATAAAGACGGCAACAAAAGGAATCATCAAGAATTagaa GATGACATCATTCTTGTCAGTGAGGCTTCTGTAAAAAGGAAGAAAAGTATCACAAACCCAa ACCCTGATCAAATGAACAAGCTTTTATCGGTGTCCCTCAGAGAAGAAAAGCTGTGTCAGTCGGTGCAGGAACTAGACAAGTCCCTTGTTCTCGCCCGCCAATGCTTGCAAGTAGCCTACGCTGAAGTACAACGACTTGTGTTGCTAAGGCAACAG tgcaCTGCAGAGGTGGACAGTCTGAGAGCTCAGCGTATTGATATACTACAAGGCATGCAAG AAGAGTATTCCGAAAGCTCAAATGTGGTGGAAGTGGCCCCTCCCTCATCAGCTGCATTTACAGATCGTATTATCCCAAGTCCTTCATCAAGTTTTCCCTCTAACATCATTGTCTCGTCCCCCAACATCCTCCAAACCCCCGCCTTGGCGCCTTCCACTGGCCAGCTTCACCCAACCCCTCTTGCTTCACCTATGTTGGCAATAAGGCCAGAACCCGCCATCCTGTCCAACTCAATACCGCAAAATCCACAAGCCCAAATGGTCTCCTCACCTCCCCCCTCACTGCCCATTGTGGCTTCTTCCACAGTAGTTATCAACGATCAAACCAAAGCAGATATTTTAAATCCATTCTCAGGTACTAAGTCTATGATAATCCAAGCTGAAATCTTTCCAAAAGAAGTTATCATAAATGATGGAAATAATAAGAGTCAAGACCACGCCACAGGGCCTTTAAATGTAAATCATATGAAGCctaaagaagagaaaaacacaTCTGCAACGGTGAATGACAACAAAGGCAATGAGAGCAATGACCAGGTAGTGATGAAACCCGAAATGTTGTTCATTACCATTGATGAATCTGACAGTGAAGGATCACCTAAAATGTCCCCAAAGGCTCCAGAATCTGTTAGTATAAAGTGTGTGACTTCACCTACACAACAAACTATGCCCTCAAAGGTGGCAGATCCACAAAAAGTGCCTCCAGAATCTGATAGTAGGAAGTGCGTGGCTTCAGCTATACAACAAACTCTGCAAGT gaaaactgAAACCCCCGTTTTGTTAAAAATTGAGCCCAGCTGTCTAAAAG atcataccttgggaaaaaaaacaccactggACAAAGCAGATATTTTAAATCCATTCTCAG GGGCAGTAAATGTAAATCAGATGAAGCctaaagaagagaaaaacacaTCTGCAACGGTGAATAACAACAAAGGCAATGAGAGAGCTGACCTGGAAGTGATGGATCCCAAAATGGTGGTCATTACCATTGATGAATCTGACAGTGAAGAATCACCTAAAAATTCCCTAAAGGTTCCAGAATCTGTTAGTATGAAGTGCGTGACTTCACCTACACAACAAACTATGCCCTCAAAGGTGGCAGATCCACAAAAAGTGCCTCCAGAATCTGATAGTAGGAAGTGCGTGGCTTCAACTACACAACAAGCTTTGCAAGT gaaaactgAAACCCCCGTATTGTTAAAAATTGAGCCCAACTGTCTAAAAG ATCAtaccttggggaaaaaaacaccactGGACAAAGCAGATATTTTAAATCCATTCTCAGGTACCAAGTCTACGATAATCCAAGCTGAAATCTTCCCAAAAGAAGTTCTCATAAATGCTGGAAATATTAAGAGTCAAGACCACCCCACAGGGCCTTTAAATGTAAATCATATGAAGCctaaagaagagaaaaacacaTCTCCAACGGTGAATGACAACAAAGGCAATGAGAGCGATGACCTGGAAGTGATGGAACCCAAAATGGTGGTCATTACCATTGATGAATCTGACAGTGAAGAATCACCTATAAATTCCCCAATGGCTCCAGAACCTGTTAGTATGAAGTGTGTGACTTCAACTACACAACAAACTAAGTCTTCAAAGGTGGCAGATCCACAAAAAGTGCTTCCAAAGTCTGTTAGTAGGAAGTCCATGGCTTCAACTACACAACAAATTAAGTCCTCAAAGGTGGCAGATCCAGAAGAAGTGCCTCCAAAATCTGTTAGTATGAAGTGCGTGGCTTCAACTACACAACAAACTAAGTCCTCAAAGGTGGCAGATCCACAAGAAGTGCCTCCAAAATCTGTTAGTAGGAAGTGTGTGGCTTCACCTACACAACAAACTAAGTCTTTAAAGGTGGCAGATCCACAAAAAGTGCCTCCAAAATCTGTTAGTATGAAGTGCGTGACTTCACCTACACAACAAACTATGCCCTCAAAGATGGCAGATCCACAAGAAGTGCCTCCAAAATCTGTTAGTAGGAAGTCTGTGGCTTCAACTACACAACAAATTAAGTCCTCAAAGGTGGCAGATCCACAAGAAGTGCCTCCAAAATCTGTTAGTATGAAGTGCGTGGCTTCAACTACACAACAAACTCTGCAAGT gaaaactGAAACCCCCGTTCTGATAAAAAATGAGCCCAACTGTCTAAAAG AAGATGTTGAATTCATTTCGGAGGAAGACGAGCCAACCTTGGGAGCTTTCTCAAATCACGCAGGTCCTGTTCATGATCTCCAAATCCACCAAGGCCTCTTGTACACATGCTCGGCGGACAACACAGCAAGGGTCTACAGTCTAGTG AACCATGAGTGCCAGGGTCAATTTGAAGGCCACACTAACAAAGTTAATTGTTTGCTGGTCTCCTGCCTCCCCAGAATGCCTGCCAGACTCATTACTGGCTCCAGTGACCAAACTATTCGCATCTACAATTTAAAG ACAAGGAAGTGTCTAGATACCATCAAACTTCCAGACAGAGTACTGTGTTTGCACGCTGCCTGGAATACCGTGTTTGTTGGCCTTGCCAGTGGATCTGTGGCCACCTTTGATTTAAAG ACTTTGAAACAACTGGATATTTTTGAGTGCCACGGCCCCCGAGCGGTGAGTTGCCTGGCCACAGCAACGGAGGGCGCCCGTCGAATCCTGTTGGCCGGCTCCTATGACAGCACCATCAGTGTACGAGACGCCAAGAGCAGTTTGCTTCTACGCTCTTTGAAAGGGCACACCAAGACTATTCTCTGCATGAAG GTGGTGAATGACTTGGTGTTCAGTGGTTCCGGTGACCACTCTATTCATGCACACAACATCCAT ACGGGTGAGTTATTACAGATCTACAAGGGTCACTCTCACGCTGTCACGTCAATAGTCATATTGGGGAAAGTGATGGTGACTGCCTCTCTGGACGCGCTGGTTCGAGTTTACGAGGTGGAG TCCCATGACCGCTTGCAAGTGTATGGTGGTCACAGTGATATGATAATGTGCATGGCCATCCACAAAAGTATA ATATACACAGGTTGCCATAATGGAACCATTCAAGCTGTAAGACTCAACCTGATGAAGAACTACCGCTGCTGG TGGCAAAATTGCTCTTTCATTTTCGGGATGGTAGAGCACCTTGTTCAGCACCTCGTCAACAACCACACCAGCCCCAATCTGGACTCGGTCAAGTGTCGCTGGAGGGGCTGCAGCACTTTTTTCGGCACACAGCAGTCAGTCATACAG GATTTACCTAAGCATATGCAGAATcatgtagatttggacagcaaGGTGGAGTCTTGA